The Aeromicrobium yanjiei DNA segment CTGAATCCTGACAAGCAGAGGCTGCTCGGCCGCAATCACATGAGCCGGGCGATCAAGTGTGCGATCCGCGTGCGCAACCTGCCGCCGCGCCCTCTGGCGATGGGTAGCCGTGGCTTCCACATGATCTGCTCGGGGAAGGAGCTGGGTGACGGCACGGAGATCGTGTACGGCTTCTCCAGCGAGCACCACATGGACTTCGACCCGCGTGACGTCGGCCGTGTGCAGGAGTGGGTGCGCGAGTACTTTCCCGCGGCGGAGGTGCTGACGGTGGACTTCCACGACTACGGCGCCGACCCGCTGTTCGACGGGACATACCGGATTGACTGGCCCGGCGAGGCCGTCGACTTCCTGATGACCATGAACGAGCCCGAGGACCGGATCGTGTTCGCCGGGACCGACATTGACGAGTCGGTCTGGCGTACCTGGATGGAGGGGGCCCTGAGCAGCTCCCGCGTCGCGGTCGACGTCGTGACCGCGAACCTGCGTCAGGGCCGCACGCCCTGACCGAACCGCCGGGCTGGTCCCGTCCCTCGCGGCCGGTCGCTTGGCGGATCTGGCCTAGAACCGTGGCGCCAGGAGTCAACTCGCTCCGGGCCGGCGTCCCTAGCATCGAGTCACCCAAGTCGCGTGTGACCGCCGTCTCATCGAAACCCGCTGTCGGCGGATCCAACCCGGCGACCGATCTATGCACCATCCACCAGGCCTGGCATCCCCTGCCGCTCTCTCATCGAGGAGTTCCCCCATGACATCTCACGTTGCCCCGCCCGATCGACGATCCTCCCCGCCGCCTGCCTCCGGGGGTGAGCAGTTGCGGGGCAACATGGGCACGTTCGAGCTCACGTTCACGGCGCTGGCGTTCAACGCGCCCCTGGCCGTCGTGGCCGGCTTCATCCCGGTGATCGCGGGCTTTGAGAACGGACTCGGATCACCGCTGCTGTTCCCCGCCATGGGGGTGCTGCTGCTGTTGTTCTCGGTTGGTCTGAACGCCATGGCCGGCCGCATGGAGAAGCCCGGTGCCTTCTACGGCTACATCACCCGCGGTCTGGGGCGTCCGCTCGGCTTGGCGTCGGCGTTCTTCGCGGTGCTCGTGTACGTGGGGTTGGGGGCGGGAACGTTCACGCTGCTCGGCGTCGCTGCCGGAGACTTCGCTGACAACGTGCTCGGCCTGGAGAACTCCGGCCCGTGGTGGGCCTGGGCGTTGCTGGGATGGTCCGTCGTCGTCGCGCTGAGCCTGCTGAACATCGGGGTCTCCGCCAAGGTCCTGGGCATCGCGATGTTGTTCGAGGTCGCGATCATCGCGGTGTGGAACGCGCGGGTCCTCTTCGACGGTGGGCCTGACGGCCGCGACGTCCCGGTCTTCGACCATGTCTTCGACGGATCGATCGCCCTCGGCCTGTTGTTCGTCGCGATGTGCATGACCGGATTCGAGTCGCTGCAGGTGTTCCGCGAGGAGACCGACGCCCCCGAGCGCACCGTGCCTCGCGCCACCTCGTGGTTCCTGATCATCCTGTCCGTGATGTACGGCATCACGACCCTGGTCTACGTCATCGGCCAGGGGCGCGGGGACGGACTGGCCGCCGGTGCGGCCGACCCCACGGGCACGGTCCTGGAGTCGATGCAGATCTATGCGGGAAGCCTGGCAAGTGATGCTGCGAGCCTGTTCCTCATCACCAGCGCGATCGCCTGCACCCTCGCCGTCCAGAACATCGCAGCTCGCTACGTCTACGCACTCGGGCGGGACAAGGTCGTTCCTCGGGTCTTGGGCAACGTCAGCCAGAAGCACGGCAGCCCGGTGCCGGCCAGCATCTTCACCGGTGTCGCGATCGCCGTGGTGCTGATGGCGCCCGCCCTCGGCGATGCCGACCCGGTCAAGTCCTATGCCGTTCTGCTGGGCCTGGCGGGCTACGGCATCGTGCTGCTGTGGGTCCTGACGAGCGCCGCCATCGTGGTGTTCTTCCGTCGGCACGGTGACGGGCAAGTCACGATGTGGAGGGGCCTGGTGGCCCCGGTCCTGGCGCTCATCGGATTGTGCGTCGTCGCATGGCTCGCGACGACCAACCTCGGTGACCTGGTCGGTGACGTCAGGCTCGCCCAGCTGATCCTGGCCGGTGCGGGTCTCGTCGCGCTGGCCGGAGGAGTGCTGGCGCTGTGGTGGCGTCGCGTCGACCCGCAGACGTACCAGGTGATCGGGCGTCAGGGCGAGTAGAGATCGCCACCCCGACCGGCCGCCGGGTGCTCATGTGGGGAGACGCCTGTGGTCGGTCTGGGACGGGGTGCTGCCAAGCCGATCGAGGCCGGGCAGCACCCCGCTCGCCGCTCTGGACCGAAGAGGAGGCCCGACAGGGTGTGTGAACTCGCAGCGGATTCCTACAGCATGTCGGGACCGATCCACTCGCGCTCACGGTGAGATGGCCTTCGGCTGAGCAGTGGTGGCAGAACCCGTGAAGCTCCCGCTCGCGGAGACTTGGCGCACGGGGACGGTCCGGGCGTCGGGTAATCTTCCCGCACGCGCGTCATCACAAGAGCAGGTGAGGGAGAAGACGTGAACGCCATGCCCCCCGGAACGATCCCAGTCCGTCTGGCGAGTCACGTTGCGAAACCTTCAGGCGCACGCAGCCTCAGCGACTGGTCCCAGGAGGTCTGGAACGTCTACGGCGCGCTCGAGGTCGTGGTGCCGAACGACCAGCCCTTCGGAGCAACGCTCGACAAGCACAGCTTCGACAAGCTGGACACCGTCGAGCTCCGCACCAGTCCGCAGACGGTGCGGCGAACCGACTCGATGGTCAAGACGCACCCCGTCGACTCGCTTGTGGTCAGCCTCTTCGTGGAGGGTCAGGGTCTGATCGTGCAGGACGGACGCTCGTGCTCGTTGGCGGCCGGGGACTTCGCTTTCATCGACAGCCGCCGTCCTTACTCCATGGTGCTGGAGACCGAGGCCCGGGTGATCGACTTCATCTGGCCGCGCGAGCTGCTCGGTCTGACCGATGCCGAATGCCTGGCCGCCACGGGACGTCCCGTGCCAGGAGCGTCACCAATGGGCCGCTGGTTGTCGCCGGCACTGGTCGGACTTCACGAGATGCGTGACGGTGTGTCCAGCGCCGGAGCGGGCCGGATCGTCGGCAGCGTGTCGGACCTGCTCGTCA contains these protein-coding regions:
- a CDS encoding APC family permease: MTSHVAPPDRRSSPPPASGGEQLRGNMGTFELTFTALAFNAPLAVVAGFIPVIAGFENGLGSPLLFPAMGVLLLLFSVGLNAMAGRMEKPGAFYGYITRGLGRPLGLASAFFAVLVYVGLGAGTFTLLGVAAGDFADNVLGLENSGPWWAWALLGWSVVVALSLLNIGVSAKVLGIAMLFEVAIIAVWNARVLFDGGPDGRDVPVFDHVFDGSIALGLLFVAMCMTGFESLQVFREETDAPERTVPRATSWFLIILSVMYGITTLVYVIGQGRGDGLAAGAADPTGTVLESMQIYAGSLASDAASLFLITSAIACTLAVQNIAARYVYALGRDKVVPRVLGNVSQKHGSPVPASIFTGVAIAVVLMAPALGDADPVKSYAVLLGLAGYGIVLLWVLTSAAIVVFFRRHGDGQVTMWRGLVAPVLALIGLCVVAWLATTNLGDLVGDVRLAQLILAGAGLVALAGGVLALWWRRVDPQTYQVIGRQGE
- a CDS encoding helix-turn-helix domain-containing protein, translated to MPPGTIPVRLASHVAKPSGARSLSDWSQEVWNVYGALEVVVPNDQPFGATLDKHSFDKLDTVELRTSPQTVRRTDSMVKTHPVDSLVVSLFVEGQGLIVQDGRSCSLAAGDFAFIDSRRPYSMVLETEARVIDFIWPRELLGLTDAECLAATGRPVPGASPMGRWLSPALVGLHEMRDGVSSAGAGRIVGSVSDLLVTAALELAEPDEVGDRWRGQFEQVIKFVERNLDCSDFGVDQIAEEFFMSKRTVHRLFARFDTTVACAVRDMRLELARQRMLSPAYRSQSVSFIASQLGFSSLQVFSRAFTAKFGVGPKGYRDAHA